Sequence from the Scomber scombrus chromosome 1, fScoSco1.1, whole genome shotgun sequence genome:
GTGATCTTGTTACCTGTGCCAGGCAGTTAATCTCGCCACAGCACAGAGTGTCACATCGGTGGGTTCGTCCACATGCAGTCACTGGATTAAGAAGAGTTAGTCTTGAAAAGTTAAACACCTGCcacctgaagaagaaaaaaagacaggagaagagaagagaagtggACAgagttatgtgtgtttttttttctaccaggAAGAATGTTTGTCTTAGCTGCAGTGGTGCAAGCACAAGAGGATTACAGATATTTACACACACGCTCAGATTTGGGGCAGCTAATTAGGTggtttcattctctctttctctttctctgtgtgtgtgtgtgtgtgtgtgtgtgtgtgtgtgtgtgtgtgtgtgtgtgtgtgtgtgtgtgtgtgtgtgtgtgtgtatgtgtgtgtgtgtgtgtgtgtgtgtgtgtgtgtgtgtgtgtagttccAGGGTGGAGTTTGGTCCTTGAACATGCTGATATGTGATGGCCTGATGACGATGGATGTGATGCTCTGCACCGCATCTATATTCAACCTCTGTGCCATCAGTGTTGACAGGTacgtgtatatatgtgtgtgtgtgtgtgtgtgtgtgtgtgtgtgtgtcggtcaAGTCAAGGTTTTAGATGAAAGTATAAATCACCTTTATGGTGTTACAGAAGGTTCAATATGGCTTTAATGTATATGCaaataaggaaaggaagtaaTAAGAAACCAGAGGgagaatatttatatttatctccATGTTGAAGAATAACACTCAAcagattaatgtttttttatgtttctaaacttcactttaatgtgtaaaatctcCTTGATATCTGATGTGTTTACAACATTGACCCTAATGCAATGTCAGGAGAAAAAGGTGTCTCTCCAGTGGTGAAACAAAGTGAGAGAATCACCTCATCAGTTATGGcgttttccactacacagttccagcacgactcgcctcgactcgcctcggttctttttgcgtttccactaaggatagtacctggtacctggtacttttttagtacctgctctggtgaggttccaagcgagccaagccgatactaaaatgtgacgtcaccagactgccggccactgattggtcagaagagttgtcgctggaagagtcatgagccgtcccacacaagaatcaaacccggcatttttaaataccggcagcagtgttaccatagttacagccatacggctcaattttcttgctttgtgtgtgacaaaaagcctcatacagcagcaagtacaccactgcctccatgtcctccattgtttatgtgttttgtgtcgcgtataatacgaagtcacggcagtttcgcggagccgtgctatgacgaccccgcccacgttgagtaggtacttttttataatggaaaaggtctgttctggaaccgtaccgagtcgagccgagccgtgctggaactgtgtagtggaaaagcgtcATTAGATAATGGGGCTCGGACCGGCCCAGGAAACGGGTCCAATGTGGCCCAGTGTTTAACTTTGCAATGtatgaaaattaaaagaaaagtaattcctatctttttaataaaatgcacCACAATTCTCACTTATCAGTTGTAGTCAAGACTTCAACGTCACACTTGAGATATCTGACTTGCAATGGACACATTTGCCTCAGTTGGgcttattttaaatgtacatacttatataatttataggttattatacAATGGTTGCACTGGTCCGGCCCACTTGGGATACaactgggctgtatgtggcccctgaactaaaatgagtttgacaccgcAGAGTCAGATCATTCAtgtgaattgtgtttttttataataagaaagagATAGTTGTTGGTAGATGTTCAGGTAGCTGTTACTCTATTAGACATGTAATTTAAAGCATtacccttccttctttgttttgcAGGTTCATTGCAGTGTCCATACCTCTAAATTACAACCGTAAGCATGTGGACCATCGTCAGCTCATCCTGCTGTCGGCCACTTGGCTGCTGTCCCTGGCCGTGGCCTCACCTGTTATGTTTGGCATTAACAATGTGCCTAACCGGGACCCGAGCGAGTGCAAACTGGAAGACAATAACTACGTGGTTTATTCCTCCGTCTgctccttcttcatcccttgcCCCATCATGCTCCTGCTCTACTTCGGGGTTTTTCGCGGGCTGCGGCACTGGGAGGAGACTCGCAGGGCCAAATTGCGCAGCAGCATCGAGGCCTGCAGGAAGCTGCAGCACGCGGCCGTCGCCACAGCCTTCCCCCCACTGGCAGGAACCATCCCCGGGCCGCTGCCAATGCCGCTGCCCAGGATCATCGAGAGAGACTTGGCTCAGTCTCGGCTGGACGATACAGGCGAGTACATTCAGCAGGAGATTCCTTATCCTCGGCAGTACAGAGAGAACTCCGTGCCCACAGTGACCTACAGCCACCCTaagaacaggaagaagagagcCAAGATCAACAATAGGGAGAGGAAAGCCATGAGGGTGCTACCTGTCGTAGTAGGTGAGTGTTCCTGTTTGGCCTCCAATCACAGCTGAGAGTGCTGGGAGAGGCTGTAACAGTGTTTTTGAATGTTTGAGTCCATTAAGGAGAGATCCACAacttttcaagtctgtcttaaaacaacaatcaggagcccaaatgaagattaaacctgtttttcttgttgtaatcattcctcctgttcatactgaccattagaagatcccttcataatgctcttacaatggaagtgatggaggacaaaatccacagtgtttaaaagttgatttgaagctaatatgaagcttcagccgtccaaatgaatcaaatcaagttGATACCTTTGAAAGCCaccgattttttttttactatagaCAGAAAGACAAGTCAACTTTATTTGGCTGATTGGGGCAGGGACTGCAACTTCATATTATCCTCAGGAGTGGATTTTCTGATGATCAGTGTGAAAGAAAAACCTTTTGAGATTGTCACtgtcagtctgagttagtcatatcaagtagatatctgacacatttacagtctttttagcatcaaaattccctctttgtgttgaagtatagtaacaaaaagagggactttggcactaaaaacactgtaacgttgacaCAAacaagacttgatttgactcatttggacggctgaagcttcatattagcttcacatcaacttttaaatactttttgttttgcacagaaggaggactgtggatttagtcctccatcacttccattgtaagtgcattatgaagggatcttctaatggtcagtatgaacaggaggaatgattacagcaagaaaaacagctttaatgttcatttgggctccagactgttgttttaaggcaCAATTGAAAACCTGTCCTATCCACTTATCCACTTATCCACTACTTTTCGATGTTGTTAACACAAAGATTGAAAACGGTTGGTTGAGGCTCACAGTTCCTACGCAGCTCTTTAATGTTGATGCTTCGTGTTTGTTTTAACGAGTGAAAGATAGCAaaattaggttaaaaaaaggaCCAAATCTTACAGCACAAACTTCAACTTGCATGTAGAAAAATGTGGTTTATAGATTCAGAGTCTGGTTATGAGAGTCATTGGTGTGAGATTGAGTCTGAAAGGTGTGTTATGTTCATGGAGAATACTTGTTTCTTATCGGCCAGCAGGTGTCGATTAAAGGAGTTCTCAAGTGGTTTAATCTAGTGTTGGAGTTTCATACtgttggaggaaaaaaagaagaaaatgatcaaagcagcagaagcagcagaagcCAACATATCCTCACTTTTGATTTCTTAGTTtgggtcaagctccaaaaactcTGACACAACTCAAAAGCATCTCCTATTAacccatctctctttctctctctctggttagTTTCAGTGTCTTTTAAACTCCATGCAAACACTTTGTAATGCAACTGTGATGTCAGAGCCACAGGATGTTAGgcagtaaaagtaaagtgaggatgctttcCAAAAAATAATGCCATAAATAGTTTTTATCTATCAGTTACTTGATTCAAAGTTGAGcagaaacagcagaaacatgAATTAAATCAGTATTAGTAGTGAGCAGCTTTgccttttaaaacagcagcagttctcctcggcacacctgcacacagtgttTCAGGGATACTCTGCAGGTTTGGTTGTTGTTCCTCCATCTtgccacagttcttcttcttcttcttcttttggaTTTTGGGGAATCTTagttgcttcttcttcttcatgttaatcccagactgactccacgATGTTGAGATCAGGTCTCTGTTGGGGTCAAACCAGGCTGGGAGTGCtcgtcctctgaaatgatgccaacgcggaagtaacttaaaactacattctatcaaaaggccaccagggggcgaccgttttggtgtcaaaaggacttccgtctctatacaagtcaatggagaattcaccaacttctcacttgatttctaacctcagtaaacgttttcaaaatgtgtttatggtctcaatcgctagtttaaagccttcttcaatgcagtatgatgttcatttgggacattttggcctccctgattttatatgtgacgataaagcagggtatgcattagggcgtggctacgtcgtgattgacaggttgattggttcacaggttcaggagggcgcctcatgctcctcctgatgcccatataaattgcacctgaaattttcaagatggcgctgctcagatccgatactattggcctccgagcagcagtccacaaaccaatgggtgacgtcacggctgttacgtccatttcttatatacagtctatgggtcaaacaatctgctgcaggactccttgttgTCCTTGTAGATGAAGATAGTTGTTTATGACTCTGGATGGATGTTTATGCTGGTTGTCATGCTGCAGCATAAATTTAGGACGATCAGACGCCTCCCTGACGGTTCTCTATTATAGAGAGGAAATACTACTTTTACTTACTGCGTTTGCTAGCAGGATATCTCATAAATCTGTTCTCAGTTTCCAATTAAATTTGATGGTTTAAGTGGAAGGTTAGGCTGAGGGAACCAGTGAGTAGTTTTTGGTAGACATTCAGCaattttaaaagtgatttatgAGATATTTGTACATTTCCACGGTTTTCTCATGAGCTACTTCACTTacttaaatggaaaaaaaaacaaaaaactggcTTACGCAAGGCATGATTGTGTATACCTACGTGCAATTTAATGCAGTTGTTTATCAAGATGCAGATTATGGAAACATCGTTAAAGTAACAGCAGCCTTGGCAGAAgggaaagacattttaagaGTGGAAAGCTACATCACATCGCCAAAATCAACACTAACACatgatagaaaatgtttttttaagagaaaatcATCACTGAGGGTTAAGTATCATTTTCCCAATCCCAATATGGTAACAAAAAAGAGGTTAAATGTTGAGAtgacaaaaatatctttattcttttaaGCATTTACAAAACATTAAACACTTCACCTCACTTAGATTGACACCGTGCTGCCTTAAACATTTGGTGTTGTGATGTGAAACCTGACTTGcagttaaaaaatgaagccaCACCTTTAGGAGTTTACTGCTGTCTATCTTTCACTACTCATGTGACATTGGCCATGCACGCTAGTATCGAATATCGTAGACGTAGACATGTCCTGGCAGATGTGACGCCTTTGTTGGCAATAATAAAGGGTTATCATCacgtttaaccctcctgttgtcctcgagtcaaggaaggaagggaggaaggaaggaaaagagggagggaggaaggaagaaagggttgacggaagaaggaaggaagaaaggaaggagggagggaggggggagaaaggaaaagaggaagggaggaaggtaggggggaggaaaaaagagagaaggagggaggggggaaagaaggaagggatgaaggaaggaaggagggagggaaagaaggagggaggaaggacagaaggaaggaa
This genomic interval carries:
- the drd4b gene encoding dopamine receptor D4b, encoding MSDNSTDFPNDTLPSSAAAAAAAAAATQYNFPALIFGILLIVVITGGNVLVCLSVYLEKALKTTTNYFIVSLAFADLLLAVLVLPLFVYAEFQGGVWSLNMLICDGLMTMDVMLCTASIFNLCAISVDRFIAVSIPLNYNRKHVDHRQLILLSATWLLSLAVASPVMFGINNVPNRDPSECKLEDNNYVVYSSVCSFFIPCPIMLLLYFGVFRGLRHWEETRRAKLRSSIEACRKLQHAAVATAFPPLAGTIPGPLPMPLPRIIERDLAQSRLDDTGEYIQQEIPYPRQYRENSVPTVTYSHPKNRKKRAKINNRERKAMRVLPVVVGCFLFCWTPFFVVHTTRAVCLTCDIPASLMSTVTWLGYVNSALNPIIYTIFNTEFKKFFKKCFWSCC